TGGGTGCTGAAGTGAAGAGTTCCTGAGACATCTCATTAATTAAGCAGAAGCAAGTGGCAGAGACATCTCTATAGCAGGatcacatttatatttttgaaaacatataaaaaatatatgtggaCATATATTTGTATTCAAAGACAGATTATGACTGcagtgagggaggaaggggatCACAGCCTGTGCTGTTAACAGTGATGGTCTCTGGTGGAGGGAAACGGGAATTGAGTCCAGGCGAGAGGGAGAGGTGAACCCTCACATCGTCACGTTCACATTTTACTCGGTGTTCTTTTATCCTGATTGAATGTCTTTCAATGAACATGTATAACTTTAATTTGAAaactaagaagaaaggaaaagcctCTTCTTTCAAACCATTAACAGTAGTACCCCTGCAGTGAGTCACACTCCCCTCTTACCTGAGCCCCGTGCAAGCCTCCGAGCTGGTCTCTCTGACTGCACGCTTACCCCCTGCCTTGGGCCATTTGCGCTGCTATAAGAAAATACCCTAAGCTGGGGAgaaatgtagggacttccctggcggtccagtgattaataatccaccttccagtgcggAGAAGGTGAATTCGATCTCcggttgggcaactaagatcccacatgccttggagcaacggAGCTCACACACagcgactactgagcctgcggcCACAGCCGCAGAGAAGCCCAAGTGCAGAGTGAAAGGCCCCGCGCGCCTCACGCAGCCGAAAATAAACAAACGTGTAAACACAGAAAGGATAGAAATGTGCTGCTCATATTTCTGGAGACTGGGGATTCTAAGACACAGGCgctggcagattcagtgtctggtgtgAGCCTTCTTCCTGGCTCGCAGATGGTCATCTTTTCATTGTACCCTCACATGGTGGGTGGGCTAGGGGACGATCTGATGCCCCATTTAAAAGGGCGCTCATCCTGCTCAAAAGGGCTCCATCCTTatgacctcatcacctcccaaaTGTCCCACTTTCAAATGCCACTGCACTGGGGGATAAGGTTTCCACATGTGAATTTGGGGGagacaaacattcagaccacagcAGCTCTACAATAGACTCATCAgaaacagtgattttaaaaatatatgtatcatgggcttccatggtagtccagtggttaagtatccacctgccaatgcaggggacatgggttcaatccctggtctgggaactaagatcccataagccctgcagcaacaaaggccacgtgccacaactgctgaagcccccgTACCcaaaagcccatgctctgcgacaaaggaaaccactgcaatgagaagcctgcacaccacaactcaagagcagcccccaccctccacaaccagagaaagcccacgtacAGCGACAAAGACgaagtgcagccaaaagtaaataagctaattaaatatacacatgtatacatatgtgtatgcatCAGACCACCACCATTCCTGTGCCATCAAACCCAAATTCCTTTCCATGACCTAGAAAGCCTGACGTATCCGCTCTTGCCCATCCCAACCTCGTCACAGCTAACTCTCCCCTCCATGATCACGGCCCAAGAGTGCTCCCTGGGACCTGAGCACACAGCTCACACCGTCAGTCACGCGGAGGTCCTTGAGGTGGGGGGGGGCAACACAGGCGGAGGGACTACTAAGTACAAAGGTCCTCAGCACCGTGGGGCTACAGGAGGGTGCTCCTTACCATCACTTTAACATCATGGAAGATCAGAGGCGTTCACAGGGCAATCTTCTTCCTAACGCCAAAATCTTCCTACTCTATGGTAGTAGTTCATACTGGAATCACCGGGGAGCTTTAAAAATAGTGGTGCTCAGGCTCTTTCTGCAGAGGTTCTTATTACACCATTTTCCAAAGCTTCCCTGCAGATTTAAAGTGGAATTGGGCATGAGAATGACTACTCCACAGCACCTCGGACAAGTGAAGGCATTCATTGATGAATGCCATCCATACCCTCTCCATTACAGAGGGGAGCATGGGTTCCTAAAACTCAACCAGCCTTCCTCCCCATGCTTACTGGGCCAGACTAAAAGGACTAAAAGTTTGCTGTCCATGCCCAGTAAACTCCATTCTTATAGAATCAAACCTAATAGAAACTTATTCAATAACCAACAGGCTTAGACTTGAAGAAACTGTGGGATTTGAGTGGTGATGGCAAGGAAAATGTCTTGGAGTATAAATCATGGCTCTTGCAGGTGGTTTTCCTGACCTTTTAAGATAGAGTGGATTTCTTTCGCAGGACAGTTCTCTGCAAGGGGAACGTGTGGCAAAGAAACGGTGGTCTCTACTTGAACTCATTTCATTCTGAAACACCAACTGCTACAATCAGAATGCATCTGATTGACCCTGAAAAATTCAGCTCTCTGAGACAGTGTAAAAAACTGTTTATAGTCCATGTGTTGAAAGTGGGTGCTCACAATCCTTTGCTTGATGCactaatgtctttcctttttttggccgcaccatgaggcatgtgggactgaatttccccaaccagggatcgaacccctgcccTGCGCTGGAATGTGGAGTCAACCACTGGCCCCTCGGGAAATCCCAACTGCTCTCATTTCTCATGAACCTCCCCCTGTTTGCAGTAAGTGTGACATGTCAGCCGCAGTGCTCTGGAGCTGTGACCTCAGTCTCCAAGTCCCCCTACCATTTGGGGAGTGCAGTGGCCTGTCAACTCTGAAAGAGGCTTGGGGGAAAGTGACCATTAGTAGGAAAGCTCTGGGgccaaaagtgaaaagtgagtccctctgttgtgtctgactctctgcgaccccatgaaccggggcctaccaggatcctccatccatgggattttccaggcaagagtactggagtgggttgccattgccttctccaggggatcttcccaacccagggatcgaacccgggtcccccGCAATGTAGGGAGAcgtttttaccgtctgagccaccagggaagtcaaagcAAATGCCTTGTGACCAAGGGCACTATTTataattcctagaaacataaacaaagacaaaagaggaagacaaaaatagAAAGAGGGCCTGTCACCCTCATCGTCTTTTCTCCAAGCTCTGTAGCATGGCTTATCTCTCCCAAAAGATAATCTGGGATGAAGAAAATCTGCCTCAACTAAACACTGCCATTCTTCCCTCAGTTCTCTGCCAATGCAAAGGCTTCTCTCACATGGAAGGAGGTACAAGAGAcagaaaatgatgaaaacagtCATCTGTGGAGTCTGAAAACAGACTCCACAAAAGCAGATAAGAAGCAGGGGCCACTGGCAAGATTACTCTAAGATAGTGAATCTCAACCCTGATGGCACATTGCAATCACCCAgggagttttaaaaatactgatccTGCATCCCATCTCCAGAGCTTCTGGTTCAATTGGAATTGGATGGGTCCTGggctggagatttttttttaagctccagATGACTAACTCAAGCCAGAGTTGAAAACCGTCCCATAGTTTGGCATAGGGTTCCAAGCACCCATACAATAATCCTAAATATAAATCAACCTCCTGAGAAGATGGCTGGTCACTGACAAGAAATGAGtataagtgtgaaaaaaaaaaagcattttgggAAAAAGTCTAGGTAGGATGATTTCTTTTCAAGGTAAGGCATTAGGGCTGTAACAAAACATCTCTAAATTCATAGAAGATAAGAAACTGGGGTAGAGGGATTCAATTATTATtaacagaaagaatgaaacaaaggaaaaagcaagTGTGTGAGCTCAACAAAGCAAACTCCGCTGAGAAGTTCCCCTATTAACACGGtagtttttctttataataaGCAAGTAGTGGGTAAGAAGTATAAGAAGCTAGTAGTGGGTAAAACACGAGTCACTTTTTTCCAGAATTGAGAAAAATCCACAGTAAATATCCATCGTGCCCTATGATAGCCAGGGAATGTTTATTCCATTGTGGCTTTTCAGAGAACAGGATTAAAATCCATACAATATTGATTTTAGTCTTTGTGGAATATATCGCAAATGTTTGTATATGACTTTTAAATGCCAGAATTGTTAAAACCATGGAGCACACCCTCCGTCCTTAGTGAGACAAGGGCAATTCAAGGTGACAGATGGTCCCTCCTCTGATTTATACCTTCCGTATTCTGTTATAAAGAGCTTTCTAAAGTGCAACTTCATTCCAAGCACTCCCCTGCTGCACATCGTCCAGCACTGTCGGTTCTCGGGTGCCTCCCTGCAAAGCCTCCATGCCCCCTTCTCCAGTCTTCTTTATCTCTGAAGGTTTCCTTACCATCTTGTGCTCTAGATACACATGGCCCCCAGACAGCTGCACTTTATGACACCTCTTGGCTTTTGTCCGTGTTCTCCTTGTACTGAGAGAGCCTTCTTCCACGTGCCCCAGCCCACCCAGGTCTAGAGAAACTCATGTCTCTCAAGACTCAGTTCAAAAGTAATTTCAACTGTAAAGCTTTTCCTGACCTTTCTGTAAAGAACTgacctctctctcttttgccCACCATCCCCTCTAACGTGCACACTTACGCTTGACCATTTATATGTTTAACTAATTTCCCATCCAGACTCAGAGCGCTTTGATGGCAGAGATGGTGGTGCATTTATATACTAGCACCTATAAGACTAGTTGATAGCAAGTTTTCAATAAGCTTATTTTATGAATTGAGCTTAACTGGATGTACTGAATGACTCTCCATAAGttaacctccctcccctcctctccctccctctcaacacacacatatacacacaaagaagggaagagaaggctAAGAAGGGACCAGAGGGGGACACCTCTTGTGAAAGTTCCATGACCAGTCAGGCTGTCTGACCTTACGTACCATGGATGTCCTCCGCCCGGGGTCTGAAGGCAGAAGTGGGGGGCTGTTTTCCCGGCGTGGGAAGCCCTGGCAAGAGCTGTTTGGAGAACTGGAGCTTCCTGAGTCACCGTACAGCTGTCCCTTCTCAGAAAACAGTCTGGACAGGAAGCTGGCCTTGCGACTGCTGGGGTAAGATCTGTCTCTTGCCTCCTGGACCCTGCTGTCTCTCCTGCTGCCGTCGCTGTGTCTGCAGTGACTGTGCAAGTCTGCAAGGGGTCCCCCTGAGGGCTGTCGGTCCTGGGACTGCTCCCAGGGGCCTGTTGTATGTGGTGGACAATGCCTAGGAGCCATCCTTGTACCTAGCCAGGAGTGAGGCCTTACAGTCTGCAAGCCAAATGAAGACTGGTCTGGCTGCTGTCCTGGGTGCTGAATTCTAGCACCGTCGTCCCAGGGACACGGGCTGTGGACATGGAGCTGTCCGTTGTGCTGATTTTTCTCAGCCCAGTCTTTTTTACTATAGCAAGGGTCTACGTCAAGTTGCCTGGGCTGTGGGATATGCCACGTCGTTTTAGAATTCGGCACATTGACTCGGATCACTTGCTGTTGATTGTTGGCTTGAAGGAGGGAGATTTTCTCAGGGAAAGGAGAGCAAGTCATACACTGCTGGGTCACTGAATGTTTTTTCACATGGAATGGAGGTCTCCTGTCATCCTCAATGCCCTCACTGCTGGATTTGTCATAAAGCGTTTTTATGATTTTCCTGATGCCCAGATGAAATATTTCCAGTATGTTCAGAAACAAAGAGATGGCTGCAATGCTGTgcataaagagcatgaaaatggtCTTCTCTGTGGGCCTGGACACGAAGCAATCCACTGCATTGGGGCAAGGAGGTTGAGTGCATTTGTAAAGAGGGTGCATTTGAAACCCATAGAGAATATATTGGCCTACCATGAACCCTACTTCCAGCAGAGATCTGGTCAAGACGTGTAAGACATAAGTACGCAGCAGACATCCTTTCAGCGGGACTTTTTGGATCCTCTTCTGCTCCTCtaatttcctcagttctctaTCCATCCTTTGCTGATCCTCCAATTCAAGCTCTGGATTCTCCATCTGGGCTCTAAGCTGTgacttcttcctctgcctttccttttcAAAGGCCCTGAGTCTATACAGTGCATGGCCCATATATACTAGAGAGGGAGAAGACACAAAAATGATCTGTAAAACCCAGAACCTGAtcaaggagatagggaaagcatCATCATAACAGACAGTGTTGCAACCTGGCTGCTGGGTGTTGCAGGCAAATGCTGACTGTTCGTCATCCCAGACATCTTCAGCAGCCACACCAAGTATCAGCATTCGGAAAATGAAGAGGATGGTCAGCCAGATTTTCCCCACCATGGTTGAGTGGGAGTGAACTTCCTCTAAGATGCCACCCAATAAATTCCAATCCCCCATGGTAAGAGACTAATGTCTGAAACATACAGAAAACACTAAGATTAATAGAATCCATGggtataatatataaaaacacgATCAATACCGCAGGCTCTCTCTTCATGTCAATAAAACTATGAAGGACTTTCCAGCCCTAATACTTATGGTTCATGCTTGCTGAAATATTTCTAAGGAATAGGTTTTGGAAAAAATACGAAAGACCCTCCCCAGTCCAACCCAATTCCTTCCTATCCTCTTCTCTCCTACACAAAGTTGACTGTCATTCTAGTATACTCATTGGCCATCATATTTGTACAATACATTCTATTCCataattttgcccatttttctaacaTATGAAGTGCCATATTTACCATACATCTTACATGATCTTAAATAAGTCTCAACTTCTTTAGGAAGTCTTCCCAGCCATCTCAAGTCAGAGTGATTTTCCCATTTCTGAATTCATACATTAGTGCTTGTATTACTCATTTGGTACCGTGCCTAAATGAGCTTTGTGATAGTTGTCTTATGTTCTCTTTTCTGAAAAGGTACTCTTTATACAGACAGAGatgctttctatttcattttgatCTTGACATATGAAGGCATCAATAAACAATAGTTAACtgaattgtctttttaaaaactcagcacCTTGACTCTATCACTGGAAAAATCATCAACAGAAAAACCAAGTAGATCCTCATTATATGTTATCGACGGCTCCTACTGCAAGACTGAAAGTACGTGCAGAGAGAATAGAACTCAGCCAAATGAACCCTCAGGATCTGGCACAGGGTAGCAGTAAAGATTCAGCAGGCTCAGAAGCAGTACCAGCAATGACATATGATTAGATCCACAAAGCCATATCTGGAACAGAAGATTTTCATGGAAGCTCTGCTTACTTAGAAGAAAAGTGAATATAAACTGCTTCGCTAGCAAGTCTGGGAGCTGCGGAAGAATCAAGGCATAGACCATGAATGGGTCATTGGGTTCACCTTGAAAAAAACAAGACGTTTCTCAAGGTTCAATGAGGTTAAAATACTTGAGGGTTTACGGGCTTCTAATGTGGATGACTTCCAGAtatgaaagaaacaggaaaaacaggTAAGTGTTGTTAAGTTAAACAGATAATGAAACAGTTCTCTCCTTccacaattcatttattcaataatgtGTACTAAAATTTATCATACAGACACTGTGCTAGATACCAAGGAATTCAACAATAAACAATACTTCATTCAGACTTCACAGTACTTAGTCACCAGGAATTCCCAGTAACATATAAAATGGACAGTGAAAAAGTTAtgaatatcaaataaaaaatagaggagaaaaaaaaaacacagaattgtTATATTTTCCCTACTTATCTCCAAACACAAAAGTAAATTCCAGATGGAATAAagtattaaatgtaaaaaaactAAACCATAGAAGTATTGAAGTAAAATGTAAGAGAATGTTCTATAATCTTGAAGTAGAAGCAGGCTTTTTAAGTACATCAATGCCAGAAATTATAACTAGGGAAAAAATTAGATTTTACCCAACAAAACTGGATAGCAAAGGTGGAGATTTCCAGAAGGTATTTGGGTctagagaataaaaacaaaatatgcaaACTACAGATAAATAAGCATTTGTACATAATCATTGAATAGGTTGAGATCACCTagggacaaaaagaaaaagtaagccaATGGCAGAACCCTGAGAAACAGCATgggaaaaagtctacaaatgaaaaatgagacaTGGCCAATGAGAAAGAGGGGGAAAACCATAAGGGTGAAGGCACTGAAACCAAAGTAGGACAGAGTTTCAAGGAGAGAATAGTTGACAACGTCGAATACCactatttaaataaatcaatgtaatGGTGAGATAGATCATGCTCAGATTAGAAAACTAAGCATTTATAAAGGTGTCAATTCTTTCCAAATTCATTCATCCATAGctcactgaataaaataaaatcctacaaacacatacatatgtacacatatgtatgagatgtatatatatgtgactATGTAAGTGTGGAGAGACGACGCAAAAGGCACAAATGATGAAGTTCATGTCGGCTCCCGGAGGTCTGCAGGAGACCATGAGGGCGGGAGAAGAGCTTGAAGGCAGAAGCAAAAAGATGGAGACGCTTCTAAGGAAGCATGACTGATTCTCACCCAgtacacacatttatatacacgCACAcctgtatgtacatacatacgcATGAACAtcttttaagataaaattttaaaagcagtagGTACCTG
The nucleotide sequence above comes from Cervus elaphus chromosome 28, mCerEla1.1, whole genome shotgun sequence. Encoded proteins:
- the GJA10 gene encoding LOW QUALITY PROTEIN: gap junction alpha-10 protein (The sequence of the model RefSeq protein was modified relative to this genomic sequence to represent the inferred CDS: inserted 2 bases in 2 codons; deleted 2 bases in 1 codon), with the translated sequence MGDWNLLGGILEEVHSHSTMVGKIWLTILFIFRMLILGVAAEDVWDDEQSAFACNTQQPGCNTVCYDDAFPISLIRFWVLQIIFVSSPSLVYMGHALYRLRAFEKERQRKKSQLRAQMENPELELEDQQRMDRELRKLEEQKRIQKVPLKGCLLRTYVLHVLTRSLLEVGFMVGQYILYGFQMHPLYKCTQPPCPNAVDCFVSRPTEKTIFMLFMHSIAAISLFLNILEIFHLGIRKIIKTLYDKSSSEGIEDDRRPPFHVKKHSVTQQCMTCSPFPEKISLLQANNQQQVIRVNVPNSKTTWHIPQPRQLDVDPCYSKKDWAEKNQHNGQLHVHSPCPWDDGARIQHPGQQPDQSSFGLQTVRPHSWLGTRMAPRHCPPHTTGPWEQSQDRQPSGGPLADLHSHCRHSDGSRRDSRVQEARDRSYPSSRKASFLSRLFSEKGQLYGDSGSSSSPNSSCQGFPRRENSPPLLPSDPGRRTSMVRKVRQPDVMELSQEVSPSGPFLXLLFPSLCVYVCVEREGEEGREVNLWRXHSVHPVKLNS